In Streptococcus parasuis, the following proteins share a genomic window:
- a CDS encoding bifunctional methylenetetrahydrofolate dehydrogenase/methenyltetrahydrofolate cyclohydrolase: protein MTVIDGKALAAKMQAALAEKTAQLKVEKGLTPGLVVILVGENPASQVYVRNKERSALAAGFKSEVVRVPDTISEKELLALIERYNQDSEWHGILVQLPLPAHISEEKVLLAIDPDKDVDGFHPTNMGKFWSGHPVMIPSTPAGIMEMFKEYQIELEGKTAVVIGRSNIVGKPMAQLLLDANATVTIAHSRTKNLPELARQADILVVAIGRGHFVTKDFVKPGAVVIDVGMNRDANGKLIGDVQYDEVAEVASYITPVPGGVGPMTITMLMEQTYEACVRSEKN, encoded by the coding sequence ATGACAGTCATTGATGGTAAGGCATTAGCAGCAAAAATGCAAGCAGCTTTAGCAGAGAAAACAGCTCAATTGAAGGTAGAAAAAGGATTGACACCAGGACTTGTGGTGATTTTAGTGGGTGAAAATCCAGCTAGTCAGGTTTATGTGCGGAATAAAGAACGTTCAGCCTTAGCAGCAGGGTTTAAGAGCGAAGTTGTACGAGTACCAGATACGATTTCTGAAAAGGAGCTCTTGGCATTAATCGAACGCTATAATCAAGATTCCGAATGGCATGGTATTTTAGTCCAGTTGCCGTTACCTGCCCATATCAGTGAGGAAAAGGTTTTATTGGCAATTGATCCAGATAAGGATGTAGATGGTTTCCATCCGACTAATATGGGTAAATTCTGGTCAGGACATCCAGTTATGATTCCTTCAACACCAGCAGGGATTATGGAGATGTTCAAAGAATATCAGATCGAGCTAGAAGGAAAAACGGCTGTGGTTATCGGTCGTTCAAACATTGTTGGGAAGCCGATGGCGCAGTTACTTTTAGATGCAAATGCGACTGTAACGATTGCTCATTCTCGGACAAAAAATCTGCCAGAATTAGCTAGACAAGCTGATATTCTTGTCGTTGCCATTGGGCGTGGTCATTTTGTCACCAAAGACTTTGTCAAACCAGGTGCAGTGGTGATTGACGTTGGTATGAACCGAGATGCAAATGGTAAACTGATTGGTGATGTTCAGTATGATGAAGTAGCAGAAGTTGCAAGCTACATCACACCAGTCCCAGGAGGAGTTGGACCAATGACCATTACCATGCTGATGGAACAGACATATGAAGCTTGCGTCAGAAGTGAAAAGAACTAG
- the ileS gene encoding isoleucine--tRNA ligase, producing MKLKETLNLGKTAFPMRAGLPTREPEWQKAWDEANLYARRQELNEGKPSFHLHDGPPYANGNIHVGHALNKISKDIIVRSKSMSGFRAPYVPGWDTHGLPIEQVLAKQGVKRKEMDLVEYLEMCRDYALSQVDKQRDDFKRLGVSADWENPYITLTKDYEAAQIRVFGAMADKGYIYRGAKPVYWSWSSESALAEAEIEYHDIDSTSLYYANKVKDGKGVLDSDSYIVVWTTTPFTVTASRGLTMGADIDYVLVQPEGSDRKYVLAEALVDSLAAKFGWASFEVISKHKGAEFEYIVTEHPWDTEVDELVILGDHVTTDSGTGIVHTAPGFGEDDYNVGIKYNLEVAVTVNERGLMMENAGPDFEGQFYDKVVPTVKEKLGDLLLASEVISHSYPFDWRTKKPIIWRAVPQWFASVSKFRQEILDQIEATNFIPGWGKTRLYNMIRDRGDWVISRQRAWGVPLPIFYAEDGTAIMSKEVTDHVAALFEEHGSIIWWKSEAKDLLPAGFTHSGSPNGEFTKETDIMDVWFDSGSSWNGVMNARENLAYPADLYLEGSDQYRGWFNSSLITSVAVNGHAPYKAVLSQGFVLDGKGLKMSKSLGNTILPSDVEKQFGAEILRLWVTSVDTSNDVRVSMEILGQVSETYRKIRNTLRFLIANTSDFNPASDAVAYDELRSVDQYLLVKFNKLVAQIRDAYDSFDFMAIYKSVVNFVTLDLSAFYLDFAKDVVYIDGAKSLSRRQMQTVFYDILVKITKLLTPILPHTAEEIWSYLEHEPEEFVQLAEMPEVETFANDAQLLADWEKVMVFRTQAQKALEEARNVKVIGKSLEAHLTAYVSAETKSFLEGLNADLAQLLIVSDLTVTTEAAPASAVEVDELSFTVARATGEVCDRCRRIDTSVVERSYGATICDHCASVVEENFAEAVAQGFEA from the coding sequence ATGAAACTAAAAGAAACCCTCAATTTAGGTAAGACAGCCTTCCCAATGCGTGCAGGTTTGCCAACACGCGAACCTGAATGGCAAAAAGCTTGGGATGAAGCAAACTTGTATGCGCGACGTCAAGAACTGAACGAAGGAAAACCGTCCTTCCACCTCCACGATGGGCCTCCATACGCAAACGGAAATATCCACGTTGGGCATGCCTTAAATAAAATTTCTAAAGATATCATTGTTCGTTCTAAATCGATGTCTGGTTTCCGAGCTCCTTACGTACCAGGTTGGGATACTCATGGTCTTCCGATTGAGCAAGTCTTGGCAAAACAAGGTGTTAAACGGAAAGAGATGGACTTGGTTGAATACCTTGAAATGTGTCGTGATTATGCCTTAAGTCAGGTAGATAAGCAACGTGATGACTTCAAGCGTCTTGGTGTCTCTGCTGATTGGGAAAATCCATACATCACCTTGACGAAAGACTACGAAGCAGCTCAAATCCGTGTCTTCGGTGCTATGGCAGACAAGGGCTATATCTACCGCGGTGCTAAGCCTGTCTACTGGTCATGGTCATCTGAATCTGCCCTTGCAGAAGCTGAAATCGAATACCATGACATTGATTCAACATCCCTTTACTATGCTAACAAGGTCAAAGATGGCAAGGGGGTGCTGGATTCAGATAGCTATATCGTTGTTTGGACAACTACACCATTTACTGTTACAGCTTCACGTGGATTGACAATGGGTGCAGATATTGATTATGTACTTGTTCAGCCAGAAGGTTCTGACCGTAAGTATGTATTGGCAGAAGCCTTGGTTGACAGTTTGGCAGCCAAATTTGGTTGGGCATCTTTCGAAGTGATTTCAAAACACAAGGGTGCTGAGTTTGAATATATTGTCACAGAACACCCATGGGATACTGAAGTGGATGAATTGGTCATCTTGGGTGATCATGTAACGACAGATTCAGGTACTGGTATTGTCCATACGGCTCCTGGTTTTGGTGAAGATGACTATAATGTCGGAATCAAATACAATTTAGAGGTGGCTGTAACTGTCAACGAACGTGGCTTGATGATGGAAAATGCTGGTCCTGATTTTGAAGGGCAATTCTATGACAAGGTTGTTCCAACTGTAAAAGAAAAACTAGGAGACTTGCTTCTTGCTAGTGAAGTGATTAGTCACTCTTATCCATTTGACTGGCGGACCAAGAAACCAATTATCTGGCGTGCAGTGCCACAATGGTTTGCTTCTGTTTCTAAATTCCGTCAAGAAATTTTAGATCAAATCGAAGCAACAAACTTCATTCCAGGTTGGGGTAAAACACGTCTCTACAATATGATCCGTGACCGTGGTGACTGGGTCATCTCACGTCAGCGGGCTTGGGGTGTGCCACTTCCTATCTTCTATGCAGAAGATGGTACAGCAATTATGTCTAAGGAAGTGACGGACCACGTTGCAGCTCTCTTTGAAGAGCATGGTTCAATCATCTGGTGGAAATCAGAAGCTAAAGACCTTCTTCCAGCTGGATTTACTCATTCAGGTTCACCAAATGGCGAATTTACCAAAGAAACAGATATCATGGACGTATGGTTTGATTCTGGTTCATCTTGGAATGGTGTCATGAACGCTCGTGAAAACCTTGCCTATCCAGCAGACCTTTATCTTGAAGGATCTGACCAATACCGTGGCTGGTTTAACTCTTCCTTAATCACCTCTGTAGCAGTCAATGGTCATGCACCATATAAAGCAGTATTATCACAAGGATTTGTCCTAGATGGTAAAGGCTTGAAGATGTCTAAATCTCTTGGTAATACGATTTTACCTAGTGATGTTGAAAAACAATTTGGTGCAGAAATTTTGCGTTTGTGGGTGACTTCAGTTGATACGTCAAACGATGTCCGTGTATCAATGGAAATTCTTGGACAAGTTTCTGAAACTTACAGGAAAATTCGCAACACCCTCCGTTTCTTGATTGCTAATACCTCTGATTTCAATCCAGCAAGCGATGCGGTAGCTTATGACGAGCTTCGTTCAGTTGACCAATACCTCTTGGTGAAATTCAACAAACTGGTAGCACAAATTCGTGATGCCTACGATAGCTTTGATTTCATGGCCATCTACAAGTCTGTGGTAAACTTTGTCACGCTTGATTTGTCAGCCTTCTACTTGGATTTTGCCAAGGACGTGGTCTACATTGATGGTGCCAAATCCTTGTCTCGCCGTCAGATGCAAACTGTTTTCTATGACATCTTGGTGAAAATTACCAAGCTCTTGACTCCAATCTTGCCACATACCGCAGAAGAAATCTGGTCATATTTGGAACACGAACCAGAAGAGTTTGTACAATTGGCGGAAATGCCAGAGGTGGAAACCTTTGCGAATGATGCGCAGTTGTTGGCTGACTGGGAGAAGGTTATGGTCTTCCGTACTCAGGCACAAAAAGCCTTGGAAGAAGCGCGTAATGTAAAAGTGATTGGTAAGTCACTTGAAGCGCATTTGACAGCCTATGTCTCAGCTGAAACCAAGTCATTCTTGGAAGGCTTAAATGCTGACCTTGCTCAACTTTTGATTGTATCTGATTTGACAGTTACCACCGAAGCTGCTCCTGCATCAGCGGTAGAAGTTGATGAACTTTCCTTTACTGTTGCTCGTGCAACTGGTGAAGTTTGTGATCGTTGCCGTCGCATTGATACTAGTGTTGTAGAGCGTAGCTATGGTGCAACAATCTGTGACCACTGTGCAAGCGTAGTAGAAGAAAACTTTGCGGAAGCAGTAGCTCAAGGTTTTGAAGCATAG
- a CDS encoding NUDIX hydrolase, whose translation MSNAIFGEKKNGVHYTNRYGVYAVIPDEKLEKIVLVQAPNGAWFLPGGEIEEGENHLSALERELIEELGFTAEIGQYFGQADEYFYSSHRDTHFYNPAYIYQVTSYKQVGAPLEDFNHIAWFPIEEAINKLKRGSHKWGIEQWQKLEFAQKRLDK comes from the coding sequence ATGTCAAATGCAATTTTCGGTGAAAAAAAGAATGGTGTACACTACACCAATCGTTATGGAGTCTATGCTGTTATTCCTGATGAGAAATTAGAGAAAATTGTATTGGTTCAAGCTCCTAATGGAGCCTGGTTCCTCCCAGGTGGTGAGATTGAGGAAGGGGAAAATCACCTATCAGCCCTAGAAAGAGAATTAATTGAAGAATTAGGCTTTACCGCTGAAATTGGACAATATTTTGGTCAAGCCGATGAGTATTTTTATTCCAGCCATCGTGATACTCATTTTTACAACCCAGCTTATATCTATCAAGTTACGAGTTACAAACAAGTTGGGGCACCATTAGAAGACTTTAATCATATTGCTTGGTTTCCTATTGAAGAGGCTATTAACAAACTGAAACGTGGTAGCCACAAATGGGGAATTGAACAATGGCAAAAGCTAGAATTTGCTCAAAAAAGACTAGATAAATAA
- a CDS encoding amino acid ABC transporter ATP-binding protein encodes MAEVIISIKDLHKYFGDNEVLKGIDLDIQQGEVVVIIGPSGSGKSTFLRTMNLLEVPTKGNVTFEGVDITDKSNDIFKMREKMGMVFQQFNLFPNMTVLENITLSPIKTKGMTKADAEKKAMDLLAKVGLPDKATAYPQSLSGGQQQRIAIARGLAMDPDVLLFDEPTSALDPEMVGEVLSVMQDLAKSGMTMVIVTHEMGFAREVADRVIFMDGGVIVEDGTPEDVFEHTREERTKDFLSKVL; translated from the coding sequence ATGGCAGAGGTTATTATTTCTATTAAGGATTTGCACAAATACTTCGGAGATAATGAAGTGTTAAAGGGTATTGATTTGGATATCCAACAGGGAGAAGTTGTTGTAATTATCGGTCCATCAGGTTCTGGGAAATCAACATTTCTACGGACAATGAACCTTTTAGAGGTGCCTACTAAGGGAAATGTTACATTTGAAGGTGTCGATATCACTGATAAGTCAAATGATATCTTTAAGATGCGTGAAAAAATGGGGATGGTATTTCAACAATTTAATCTCTTCCCTAATATGACAGTCTTGGAAAATATTACCTTATCACCAATTAAGACAAAGGGAATGACGAAGGCTGATGCTGAGAAGAAAGCAATGGACCTACTGGCTAAGGTTGGGCTACCAGATAAAGCGACTGCTTATCCACAGAGTTTATCAGGTGGGCAACAGCAACGTATTGCAATTGCTCGCGGATTGGCAATGGATCCAGATGTCTTGCTTTTTGATGAGCCTACGTCTGCCTTGGACCCTGAGATGGTCGGTGAGGTCTTATCGGTTATGCAGGATTTGGCAAAATCGGGAATGACCATGGTGATCGTAACCCACGAAATGGGTTTTGCAAGAGAAGTTGCTGATAGAGTCATCTTTATGGATGGAGGAGTAATCGTTGAAGATGGAACTCCTGAAGATGTGTTCGAACACACGAGAGAAGAACGGACGAAAGATTTCTTATCGAAAGTCCTATAA
- a CDS encoding GNAT family N-acetyltransferase yields MIRLELVNKDNFDQVLDLEVAPKDQRRVASVEYSLAQAWLYRDSEVLFPYAVKSGQLTVGFLLLSYQPMENSYYIWRLLIDQKYQNQGFGKEVIRQVLRRARDDQQCHKLTVNYVIGNHKMRYILEKFGFQPVGLDGQEMKMELIVK; encoded by the coding sequence ATGATACGATTAGAACTGGTAAACAAAGATAATTTTGATCAGGTGCTAGATCTTGAAGTGGCACCTAAAGATCAGCGCCGAGTGGCGTCAGTTGAATATTCATTAGCTCAGGCATGGCTGTATCGAGATAGTGAAGTCCTATTTCCATATGCTGTTAAATCTGGACAGCTAACAGTGGGATTTCTCTTGTTGTCCTATCAACCCATGGAAAACAGTTATTATATCTGGCGCTTGCTCATTGATCAGAAGTATCAAAATCAGGGCTTTGGTAAGGAGGTCATTCGGCAAGTGTTACGACGAGCTAGGGATGATCAGCAGTGCCATAAGCTTACCGTAAATTATGTGATCGGTAATCATAAAATGCGGTACATCTTAGAAAAATTTGGCTTTCAGCCAGTCGGTTTAGATGGTCAAGAAATGAAAATGGAATTAATTGTTAAATAA
- a CDS encoding neutral zinc metallopeptidase — protein MKLDNLRKSSNVEDRRGQSSSGSSYSSGSSGGNVLLGLLFSRLGWKGKLLVLILLLAFGGMSNLGGLLSTSTGTNSYQSSQVTTTGTNVSDADAEFMSKVLGSTEDFWTQEFEANDLTYSAPTMVFYTDQTQTGCGIGSAQAGPFYCSADRKIYIDTSFYQELSSKYKASGDFAMAYVIAHEVGHHVQNELEVLGAYHQKRAQLSDKEGNALNVRLELQADYYAGAWAKYVDGQGILDAGDIDEAMNAAHAVGDDTLQQEAYGRTVPDSFTHGTSEQRKKWFNLGYTYGDLAHADTFSVENP, from the coding sequence ATGAAATTAGATAATTTACGAAAAAGTTCCAATGTTGAGGACCGACGAGGCCAATCTAGTTCTGGCTCGTCCTATTCGTCAGGTTCATCGGGAGGTAACGTCTTATTGGGCTTATTGTTTTCACGTCTCGGGTGGAAAGGAAAATTGCTGGTCCTCATCCTACTATTAGCATTCGGTGGAATGTCTAATTTAGGTGGATTGCTCTCTACTTCTACTGGAACGAATTCATATCAGTCCAGTCAAGTCACCACCACAGGTACAAATGTGTCTGATGCCGATGCTGAATTTATGAGTAAGGTGTTAGGCTCAACAGAAGATTTTTGGACCCAAGAATTTGAAGCCAATGATTTAACCTACTCAGCACCTACCATGGTTTTCTATACCGATCAGACCCAAACGGGCTGCGGTATCGGATCTGCTCAAGCTGGGCCATTTTACTGCTCAGCTGACCGCAAAATTTATATCGATACATCATTTTACCAAGAATTATCTAGCAAATACAAGGCGTCTGGGGACTTTGCAATGGCCTATGTCATTGCCCACGAAGTTGGACACCATGTCCAAAATGAATTGGAAGTTCTTGGGGCATACCATCAAAAACGAGCACAATTATCAGATAAAGAAGGCAATGCCCTGAACGTTCGTCTCGAACTGCAGGCTGATTACTATGCTGGGGCATGGGCTAAATATGTAGATGGTCAAGGTATACTAGATGCAGGGGACATCGACGAAGCCATGAATGCAGCTCATGCTGTCGGCGATGATACCCTACAGCAAGAAGCCTATGGCCGCACCGTTCCAGATAGTTTCACCCATGGAACCTCTGAACAACGAAAAAAATGGTTTAACCTTGGGTACACCTATGGTGATCTTGCCCATGCAGATACATTTTCAGTAGAAAATCCGTAG
- a CDS encoding DivIVA domain-containing protein, with protein MVLTALELKDKTFGTKFRGYDADEVDDFLDIVTRDYEELIRKNHEQELELKSLRERLAYFDEMKESLSKSVLLAQDTAEKVKKAADEQAANIIKQADYDVATLLHEAKDKANEILRISTDNAKKVAVETEELKNKTRVFHQRLKSTIESQLSLVNSPEWEDILRPTASYIQTSDEAFREVLVKVLDEEAPVEENHLDYTLQLSEEEIAELTRQATAFEENETIALSIDENN; from the coding sequence ATGGTACTAACAGCACTAGAATTAAAAGATAAAACCTTCGGAACAAAATTCCGAGGTTATGATGCAGATGAAGTTGATGACTTTTTAGATATTGTAACGCGTGATTATGAAGAGTTAATTCGTAAAAATCACGAACAAGAGCTGGAATTGAAGAGTTTGCGTGAGCGATTGGCTTATTTTGATGAAATGAAAGAATCGCTAAGCAAATCCGTTCTATTGGCTCAAGATACTGCTGAAAAAGTGAAAAAAGCTGCGGATGAGCAAGCAGCAAATATCATTAAACAAGCAGATTATGATGTGGCAACCTTATTGCATGAAGCGAAAGATAAGGCAAATGAAATTCTTCGTATTTCGACTGATAATGCTAAAAAAGTAGCGGTTGAAACAGAAGAGTTGAAAAATAAAACACGTGTGTTCCATCAGCGCTTGAAATCGACTATCGAAAGTCAGTTGTCATTGGTAAACTCACCTGAGTGGGAGGATATTTTACGACCAACTGCATCTTACATCCAAACAAGCGATGAAGCCTTTAGAGAAGTATTGGTAAAAGTGCTTGATGAAGAAGCACCTGTGGAAGAGAACCACTTGGATTATACCTTACAACTTTCTGAAGAAGAAATTGCAGAGTTGACACGTCAAGCAACAGCATTTGAAGAAAATGAAACAATTGCCTTGTCAATTGATGAAAATAACTGA
- a CDS encoding ATP-dependent Clp protease ATP-binding subunit gives MLCTNCKINDATIHLYTNMNGKQQQVDLCHNCYQIMKTDPNNAILRGLGDLTNPNNMDPFSEFFNHLGGYPGNTPAGKNRDQTPPTQAGGGNGGGRFNQPNTGRTQTVPQPNGLLEEFGINVTEIARRGDIDPVIGRDQEITRVIEILNRRTKNNPVLIGEPGVGKTAVVEGLAQKIVDGDVPHKLQNKEVIRLDVVSLVQGTGIRGQFEERMQKLMEEIRNRREVILFIDEIHEIVGAGSAGDGNMDAGNILKPALARGEMQLVGATTLNEYRIIEKDAALERRMQPVKVDEPSVEETITILKGIQNKYQDYHHVKYSPEAIEAAAVLSNRYIQDRFLPDKAIDLLDEAGSKMNLTLNFVDPKEIDQRLIDAENRKEQATRDEDYEKAAYYRDQIAKYKEMQKATISEEDIPLITEKEIEAIIEQKTNIPVGELKEKEQSQLIHLASDLKAHVIGQDDAVDKIAKAIRRNRVGLGAPNRPIGSFLFVGPTGVGKTELSKQLAIELFGSADSMIRFDMSEYMEKHAVAKLVGAPPGYVGYEEAGQLTEKVRRNPYSLILLDEVEKAHPDVMHMFLQVLDDGRLTDGQGRTVSFKDTIIIMTSNAGTGKVEASVGFGAAMEGRTQSVLGQLGNFFTPEFMNRFDGIIEFQPLTKENLLQIVSLMLEDVNRRLSTNGIRLHVTDKVKEKLVDLGYDPKMGARPLRRTIQDQIEDAITDFYLENPNEKDLRAVMTNKGTIQIKAQTPKEK, from the coding sequence ATGCTCTGTACAAACTGTAAAATAAATGATGCTACCATTCATCTCTATACAAATATGAATGGCAAACAACAGCAAGTTGACCTTTGCCATAATTGTTATCAAATTATGAAAACAGATCCAAATAATGCTATTTTACGTGGCTTAGGGGACTTAACGAATCCAAACAATATGGATCCATTTAGTGAATTTTTCAATCATTTAGGTGGTTACCCTGGAAATACCCCAGCTGGTAAGAATCGTGATCAAACACCTCCTACTCAAGCAGGCGGTGGCAACGGTGGTGGTCGATTCAATCAACCCAATACTGGTCGAACCCAAACAGTCCCGCAACCAAATGGATTGCTGGAAGAATTTGGGATTAATGTTACTGAGATTGCACGACGTGGAGATATTGACCCCGTTATCGGACGCGATCAAGAAATCACTCGGGTGATTGAAATTTTGAACCGCCGCACTAAAAACAACCCCGTTCTTATCGGTGAGCCCGGTGTTGGTAAAACTGCAGTCGTTGAAGGACTAGCACAAAAAATTGTAGACGGGGACGTTCCACATAAACTTCAAAACAAAGAAGTCATTCGATTAGATGTTGTCAGCCTTGTTCAAGGAACAGGAATCCGAGGTCAATTTGAAGAACGCATGCAAAAACTCATGGAAGAAATTCGAAACCGACGTGAAGTTATTCTCTTCATTGATGAAATTCATGAGATTGTCGGAGCTGGTTCTGCAGGAGATGGAAACATGGATGCGGGCAATATTCTAAAACCCGCCCTCGCTCGTGGTGAAATGCAACTGGTCGGTGCTACTACTTTAAATGAATACCGCATTATTGAAAAAGATGCAGCTCTTGAACGTCGGATGCAACCTGTAAAAGTTGACGAACCTAGTGTTGAAGAAACAATCACTATCTTAAAAGGTATTCAGAATAAATACCAAGACTACCACCATGTAAAATATTCCCCTGAGGCCATTGAAGCTGCGGCCGTATTATCCAACCGCTATATTCAAGACCGATTCTTACCTGACAAAGCGATTGATTTGCTAGACGAAGCTGGGTCAAAAATGAACTTAACCTTGAACTTCGTGGATCCTAAAGAAATTGACCAACGGTTAATTGATGCCGAAAATCGTAAAGAACAAGCAACTCGTGATGAAGATTACGAAAAAGCTGCCTATTATCGTGACCAAATTGCTAAATATAAAGAAATGCAAAAGGCAACGATTAGTGAAGAGGATATTCCTCTCATTACCGAAAAAGAAATCGAAGCCATCATTGAACAAAAAACAAATATCCCCGTTGGCGAACTGAAAGAAAAAGAACAGTCTCAATTGATACATTTGGCAAGTGATCTCAAAGCGCATGTCATTGGACAAGACGACGCTGTTGATAAGATTGCAAAAGCAATCCGTCGCAATCGTGTAGGACTTGGAGCACCAAATCGTCCAATTGGTTCCTTCTTATTCGTAGGACCTACTGGCGTCGGTAAAACAGAATTATCAAAACAATTAGCCATTGAGCTCTTCGGTTCAGCGGACAGCATGATTCGATTTGATATGTCTGAATATATGGAAAAACACGCAGTTGCAAAACTAGTCGGTGCCCCTCCTGGATATGTGGGGTATGAAGAAGCTGGCCAACTAACAGAAAAAGTCCGTCGCAATCCATATTCACTCATTCTCCTTGATGAAGTTGAAAAGGCGCATCCAGATGTGATGCACATGTTCCTACAAGTTCTTGATGACGGTCGACTGACAGATGGACAAGGGCGAACAGTTAGCTTCAAAGATACCATTATCATTATGACTTCAAATGCTGGTACAGGAAAGGTAGAAGCCAGTGTGGGATTTGGAGCCGCTATGGAAGGCCGTACACAATCTGTTCTTGGTCAACTCGGTAATTTCTTCACTCCTGAATTTATGAACCGCTTCGATGGAATTATTGAATTCCAACCACTCACAAAAGAAAATCTGCTCCAAATTGTCAGTCTCATGCTGGAAGACGTCAACCGTCGCTTATCTACAAACGGTATTCGACTACATGTGACCGATAAAGTAAAGGAAAAATTAGTTGATCTTGGTTACGATCCTAAAATGGGTGCACGTCCCCTTCGCAGGACCATTCAAGACCAAATTGAAGATGCCATTACCGATTTCTATTTAGAGAATCCTAATGAGAAAGATTTACGAGCTGTCATGACCAATAAAGGCACCATCCAAATCAAAGCTCAAACGCCAAAAGAAAAATAA
- a CDS encoding amino acid ABC transporter permease → MNFSFLPDYWAYFNYGVLVTLIIAVFVVAFGSILGVLLAFAQRSKYKLLVWFANIYVWIFRGTPMVVQIMIGFTMTHLVAPTFQLGILSVDLSRLIPGMVILSMNSGAYVSETVRAGINAVPKGQLEAAYSLGIRPRQAMRYVIMPQAIKNILPALGNEFVTIVKDSSLLSTIGVVELWNGATTVSASTYITTEPLLFAAFYYLIVTSVLTLGIQYFEKKLNKGGH, encoded by the coding sequence ATGAATTTTTCTTTTTTGCCTGATTATTGGGCTTATTTTAATTATGGTGTATTAGTTACTCTTATTATCGCTGTATTTGTTGTTGCTTTTGGTAGTATTTTGGGTGTTTTATTGGCTTTTGCACAACGGAGTAAATATAAATTACTTGTCTGGTTTGCCAATATTTATGTGTGGATTTTCCGTGGGACTCCAATGGTTGTACAGATTATGATTGGTTTTACCATGACTCATTTAGTTGCTCCAACTTTTCAGTTAGGTATTTTATCTGTTGATTTGTCTCGTCTGATTCCGGGGATGGTTATTCTATCAATGAACTCAGGGGCTTATGTATCTGAAACAGTACGTGCGGGGATTAATGCAGTTCCGAAGGGACAATTGGAGGCAGCCTACTCACTCGGTATCCGTCCTCGTCAAGCGATGCGCTATGTCATCATGCCTCAAGCTATCAAGAATATCCTACCTGCCTTGGGGAATGAATTTGTAACAATCGTAAAAGATAGTTCCCTTTTATCAACAATCGGCGTTGTTGAATTGTGGAATGGAGCGACTACGGTCTCTGCGTCAACTTACATTACAACGGAGCCTTTGTTATTTGCGGCCTTCTATTATTTGATTGTGACAAGTGTGTTAACGTTGGGCATCCAATACTTTGAGAAAAAATTGAATAAGGGGGGACATTGA
- a CDS encoding DUF1797 family protein: MESHLVRIINRLEAMASDGGTLKRNFERDGVVVAEVAYSYDEENGSVFTLRDVAARETYTFDSIDLIAMEIYELLY, translated from the coding sequence ATGGAATCACATTTGGTGAGAATTATCAATCGTCTTGAAGCCATGGCCAGTGATGGTGGTACCTTGAAACGTAATTTTGAACGTGATGGTGTTGTCGTTGCAGAAGTTGCCTACAGCTATGACGAAGAAAATGGTTCAGTATTTACCCTACGTGATGTTGCTGCTCGTGAGACGTATACGTTTGACAGCATTGACTTGATTGCAATGGAAATTTACGAACTGTTGTACTAA
- a CDS encoding DUF1827 family protein — translation MKIINTTNSHSQLVQNQLANTDAFLVETYSAGNTDVLFTQAPRHYELLIRNKYRAIQPAEVNKIRDYFLRRKVDERIINKAAIQTIHTDRLIEMSIPIITED, via the coding sequence ATGAAGATTATCAATACGACGAATAGTCATTCTCAATTAGTGCAAAATCAACTAGCCAATACCGATGCCTTCCTAGTAGAAACCTATTCTGCAGGAAACACCGATGTCCTTTTTACACAAGCTCCACGACATTACGAGCTCCTTATTAGAAATAAATATCGTGCCATTCAACCAGCAGAAGTCAATAAAATTCGCGATTATTTTCTACGTCGGAAAGTTGATGAACGGATAATAAATAAGGCAGCCATTCAAACGATTCATACTGACCGCCTAATTGAAATGTCAATCCCTATTATTACTGAAGATTAG